One Rhododendron vialii isolate Sample 1 chromosome 2a, ASM3025357v1 genomic region harbors:
- the LOC131317289 gene encoding uncharacterized protein LOC131317289 produces the protein MRTEFLALRQDNMSVAEYQQKFDELSRFAGVLVEKETDKVWYFQRGLRADIHGRVSLLDTETLPKLMTRALTAESDLSEERRVAENQYKRFRPGQSSGSGLPAKRVHTLTQTNEAGRQALRPCQKCGQPHLAKYHCDGSLRVCYSCGQPGHVSTHCRAQGDGRNQIPQGQRQSVHGSGHNQQRRFNNQGNHRQQARNGGQGQRNVTEGRVYALTQQQAKDVPSMVQGTLSISNVPARVLFDSSSTHSFAAPGYLYQLPIVVEALDVCVMMVGFYQ, from the exons ATGCGAACTGAGTTTTTGGCTTTGAGGCAGGATAATATGTCAGTGGCGGAGTATCAGCAGAAGTTTGATGAATTGTCAAGGTTCGCAGGAGTTTTGGTAGAAAAAGAGACAGATAAAGTGTGGTATTTTCAAAGGGGGCTTCGGGCCGATATTCATGGAAGAGTTTCTTTGCTTGACACAGAGACCCTACCAAAACTTATGACTAGAGCCCTTACAGCAGAGAGTGACTTATCTGAAGAAAGGAGGGTTGCAGAGAATCAATACAAGAGGTTTAGGCCAGGACAAAGTAGTGGGAGTGGTTTACCTGCAAAGAGGGTGCACACTTTGACTCAAACAAATGAAGCTGGGAGGCAGGCATTGAGGCCGTGTCAGAAATGTGGTCAACCTCATTTGGCAAAGTACCATTGTGATGGTTCACTTCGAGTATGTTATAGTTGTGGGCAGCCAGGTCATGTCTCCACCCATTGTAGAGCTCAGGGTGATGGAAGGAATCAAATACCTCAGGGTCAGAGGCAGTCAGTGCATGGAAGTGGGCATAATCAGCAACGACGGTTTAATAATCAGGGGAATCATAGGCAGCAAGCTCGAAATGGGGGTCAAGGACAGAGAAATGTGACAGAGGGTCGTGTGTATGCATTGACTCAGCAGCAGGCTAAGGATGTGCCATCTATGGTGCAAGGTACTCTTTCTATTTCAAATGTACCAGCTCGAGTTTTGTTTGATTCTAGTTCTACCCATTCCTTTGCTGCTCCTGGATATTTGTATCAGTTACCTATTGTTGTTGAGGCATTAGATGTGTGTGTTATG ATGGTAGGATTTTACCAATAG
- the LOC131315675 gene encoding uncharacterized protein LOC131315675 gives MFLCSSYRENQQSTRMKLPPKKPNCVLSQHSWTQMASFFRFFSLHRLQQYRRYLLGLLSFLLLIVLACNGATIFCLPVPFPAKIPLGPASFLPENVARISKDWQSASTKQLATLMYSVKEENSSHILQKSHKVVVFPRKRRRKHRMAFKMLHPGFQPVRFSTRVKDFFTANSCGIHFFMTWISSFKSFGERELFAVQSLFKSHPNGCLVIVSSSIDSKGGMNVLKPFSDNGFRVIAISPDFDFLFKSTLAESWLHRLRRGEVDPGGVSLGQNLSNLLRLTLLYKFGGAYIDTDVIILKSFTNLRNAIGAQTVDLETGNWTRLNNAVMVFDKGHPILLKFIEEFARTFNGNKWGYNGPYLVSRVVQNLKGSDRFDVNILKPMAFYPLDWSRIRSLFQGPKNEAHSKWLRGKLNHIRSKSYAVHLWNRRSKKIKIEEGSIVAKIISDCCVFCNSSASGFGSRKQGV, from the coding sequence ATGTTTCTCTGCTCTTCCTACAGAGAGAATCAACAAAGCACAAGAATGAAACTTCCACCCAAAAAACCAAATTGTGTACTATCACAACATTCATGGACACAAATGGCCagcttttttcgttttttctctcttcaccgTTTGCAGCAGTATAGAAGATATCTCCTGggtcttctctcttttcttctcctaATTGTCTTAGCTTGCAACGGTGCCACTATATTTTGCTTGCCAGTACCTTTTCCTGCTAAAATCCCGCTGGGGCCAGCCAGCTTTCTGCCTGAAAATGTTGCCAGAATATCAAAAGATTGGCAATCTGCTTCGACTAAGCAGTTAGCTACTTTGATGTACTCAGTCAAGGAAGAAAATTCATCGCACATTTTGCAAAAATCCCACAAAGTGGTGGTTTTTCCGCGGAAAAGAAGGCGAAAGCACAGAATGGCGTTCAAGATGCTCCATCCAGGTTTTCAGCCAGTCCGGTTTTCGACAAGAGTAAAGGATTTTTTCACTGCAAATTCTTGTGGAATTCATTTTTTCATGACTTGGATTTCTTCATTTAAGtcgtttggagagagagaattgttcGCAGTGCAGAGTTTGTTCAAGTCACACCCAAATGGTTGCTTGGTAATTGTATCGAGTTCCATAGATTCAAAAGGAGGTATGAATGTTCTAAAACCTTTTTCGGATAATGGGTTTCGTGTAATAGCGATTTCGcctgattttgattttttgttcaaGAGCACATTGGCTGAATCTTGGTTACATCGGTTAAGGAGAGGGGAAGTGGATCCCGGGGGGGTTTCATTAGGCCAAAACCTCTCAAACTTGCTTAGACTCACTCTTTTATACAAATTTGGAGGTGCGTATATAGACACAGATGTGATCATTTTGAAGAGTTTCACGAACTTGAGGAATGCAATTGGGGCACAAACAGTTGATCTTGAAACCGGGAACTGGACCCGATTGAACAATGCAGTCATGGTGTTTGACAAAGGGCATCCAATTCTGTTAAAGTTCATTGAAGAATTTGCAAGGACTTTTAATGGCAATAAGTGGGGTTATAATGGCCCTTATTTGGTGTCTAGGGTTGTCCAGAATTTGAAAGGAAGTGATCGATTTGAcgtaaatattttgaaaccaaTGGCATTTTATCCTCTTGATTGGAGTAGAATAAGGAGTTTGTTTCAGGGACCAAAGAATGAGGCTCATTCGAAATGGCTGCGTGGTAAGCTCAATCACATCCGTAGCAAGAGCTACGCGGTGCATCTATGGAATAGACGGAGTAAAAAGATTAAGATTGAAGAAGGAAGCATCGTCGCTAAAATAATTTCCGACTGTTGTGTTTTCTGCAATTCTTCGGCATCAGGGTTTGGAAGTAGGAAACAAGGAGTGTAA